A window from Deltaproteobacteria bacterium encodes these proteins:
- the argS gene encoding arginine--tRNA ligase, whose protein sequence is MIETAADIIKNAIDNLRKNGGIKTEDIPDIIIERPKRDEFGDYATNVAMLLASKEARPPRQIAEVIVKEIKPSASVKKAEIAGPGFINIFMQDDYWLNLLKEVYSLKERYGTSNIGAGKKVQVEFVSANPTGPLHIGHGRGAAVGDALVNILKAAGYDVTKEYYINDKGRQIETLGRSVYLRYLELFGKGVELPEDAYKGGYIKDLAGDYKQKFGDSYAVMGYKEDAVSKFAEFAKGELLEHIKKDLLDFGVEFDKWFSENDDLCNKNFVTKAMEELQTKGVIFEEEGAKWFRTTTFGDDKDRVLRKADGELTYFASDIAYHKNKMERGLHGMVNIWGADHHGYEARVRAALKAFGYNDSVLKIIFIQLVSLLRNGVPVPMGKREGEFVTLRQVIDEVGKDACRFFFLMRKSDAHLDFDLELAKKQTPENPVFYVQYAHARICSVVKHAKEKKIAIPDTEGVNIKLLSIKEELDIIKKLAFFPDIVKGSAIAMEPHRITFYLQELAAMFHPYYNKNRVVTEDAKLTDARLYLCEAVRTVLQNGLKLLGISAPEEM, encoded by the coding sequence ATGATAGAGACCGCGGCAGATATTATAAAAAATGCCATAGATAACTTAAGGAAGAACGGCGGCATAAAAACAGAAGATATCCCGGATATCATCATAGAAAGGCCGAAGAGGGATGAATTCGGTGATTATGCAACCAATGTGGCTATGCTGCTTGCGTCTAAAGAGGCCAGGCCGCCCAGACAGATTGCTGAAGTAATAGTAAAAGAGATAAAACCATCTGCATCTGTAAAGAAGGCTGAGATAGCAGGGCCTGGATTTATAAATATCTTCATGCAGGATGATTACTGGCTTAACCTTCTCAAAGAGGTCTATAGCCTTAAAGAGAGATACGGCACAAGCAATATCGGCGCAGGAAAAAAGGTTCAGGTGGAGTTTGTAAGCGCAAATCCCACAGGCCCGCTGCATATCGGCCACGGAAGGGGTGCGGCAGTTGGCGATGCGCTTGTAAATATATTAAAGGCAGCGGGATATGATGTTACAAAAGAATATTATATAAACGACAAAGGGCGGCAGATAGAAACACTGGGCAGGTCTGTATATCTCCGTTATCTGGAACTCTTTGGTAAAGGGGTGGAACTTCCGGAAGATGCATATAAAGGCGGCTATATAAAGGATTTGGCGGGTGATTATAAACAGAAGTTTGGCGATAGTTATGCCGTTATGGGATACAAGGAGGATGCTGTCAGCAAGTTTGCTGAATTTGCCAAGGGTGAGCTTTTGGAACATATTAAAAAAGACCTGCTGGATTTTGGCGTAGAATTTGATAAATGGTTCAGTGAAAACGACGACCTCTGCAATAAAAATTTTGTTACGAAGGCCATGGAAGAGCTTCAGACAAAAGGCGTTATATTTGAGGAAGAAGGGGCCAAGTGGTTTAGAACAACTACGTTCGGAGACGATAAAGACAGGGTTTTGAGAAAGGCAGACGGGGAGCTTACATATTTCGCTTCGGATATTGCCTATCACAAGAATAAAATGGAACGAGGCTTACATGGCATGGTAAATATCTGGGGGGCGGACCACCACGGTTATGAGGCGCGCGTACGGGCTGCGTTAAAGGCATTTGGCTATAATGACAGCGTTCTTAAAATAATCTTTATTCAGCTTGTATCTCTTCTGAGAAATGGCGTGCCGGTGCCGATGGGCAAAAGGGAAGGGGAGTTTGTTACATTAAGACAGGTTATAGATGAGGTTGGAAAAGACGCATGCCGGTTCTTCTTTCTTATGAGAAAATCAGATGCGCATCTTGACTTTGACCTGGAGCTTGCAAAAAAACAGACCCCTGAAAACCCTGTTTTCTATGTGCAGTATGCGCATGCCAGGATATGCAGTGTTGTAAAGCATGCGAAGGAAAAAAAGATTGCAATTCCGGATACAGAAGGTGTAAATATTAAGCTGTTGAGCATTAAAGAAGAATTGGATATTATAAAAAAACTCGCCTTTTTTCCTGATATTGTAAAAGGAAGCGCCATTGCCATGGAGCCGCACAGGATAACATTCTATCTTCAGGAACTGGCGGCTATGTTTCACCCCTATTATAACAAAAACAGGGTTGTAACAGAGGACGCAAAGCTGACAGACGCAAGACTATATTTATGCGAGGCTGTGAGGACAGTCCTGCAAAACGGTTTAAAGCTTTTAGGAATTTCTGCGCCTGAGGAGATGTGA
- a CDS encoding VCBS repeat-containing protein produces MKNSKMFYLLLTLALTLFLSNGKEIIAAEGVKVAIIPWNVNAEEGLGYLKDAVNDMLASRIGSEPAIEIIKESAIKSVVSKYGKEVITEDIAKNIGKEVNADYVIFGSITVIADSVSIDARTIALKKAISPASFASQSKGLGNLISLVDETAKDARFKILNAEGISASAGSPAPFSSAPSSPAYTGKFIAKEKPAETLKEGDFIIAEKSNTKGVWQSSQFAAAMISIDIADVDNDGKNEIVMIDSHNLFIYRLKGQTLELVKEFKGDVSVKNYSVSIADINNNGIPEIYVTRMANDRLDSYVLEYKDNEFKTIVSDLKWFIRVVKDPKTGQILIGQKYSDTQGYFGAVQKLDWKDGKPQEVKIIDIPKGLNLYNFEMADMDRDGTVDVIALDERYYLRIYNKDKDGIWKELWKSGEFYGGSLNRLELGASSIGQEAGDFIDIKARIVYADLDGDGLGEIIISRNNPGVLGRYFKLTRSYDNGEIINLRWEENSLEENWKTKKIDGYIADYVVNDIDNDGQKELVILVVLDGGTGKSYVMAYKTKKMPSE; encoded by the coding sequence ATGAAAAACTCAAAAATGTTCTATTTACTGCTTACTCTTGCTTTGACGCTATTCCTTTCAAATGGCAAAGAGATTATTGCGGCAGAAGGGGTTAAGGTCGCCATTATTCCGTGGAATGTAAATGCAGAAGAAGGTCTGGGGTATCTCAAAGATGCGGTTAATGACATGCTTGCATCGAGGATTGGCTCTGAACCAGCAATAGAGATTATAAAAGAGTCTGCCATTAAATCAGTTGTGTCTAAATATGGCAAGGAAGTGATAACAGAGGATATTGCAAAAAACATAGGCAAGGAAGTTAATGCAGATTATGTTATTTTTGGAAGCATTACAGTAATTGCAGACAGCGTGAGCATTGATGCCAGGACAATAGCTTTAAAAAAGGCTATATCGCCTGCATCTTTTGCCTCTCAAAGCAAAGGGCTGGGGAATCTCATATCACTGGTTGATGAAACGGCCAAAGATGCAAGGTTCAAGATATTAAATGCAGAAGGAATAAGCGCTTCTGCAGGCAGTCCTGCTCCATTCTCTTCTGCTCCATCCTCTCCTGCATATACAGGTAAATTTATTGCAAAGGAAAAACCTGCTGAAACACTAAAAGAGGGAGATTTTATAATCGCAGAAAAATCTAATACAAAGGGTGTCTGGCAGAGTTCTCAATTTGCCGCAGCAATGATATCTATAGATATCGCAGATGTTGATAATGACGGGAAAAATGAAATTGTCATGATTGACAGCCACAATCTCTTTATCTACCGGCTTAAAGGGCAAACGTTGGAGCTCGTAAAGGAATTCAAGGGAGATGTCTCTGTTAAAAATTATAGTGTATCAATTGCCGATATAAATAATAATGGCATCCCGGAAATTTATGTCACAAGAATGGCGAATGACAGATTGGATTCCTATGTGCTGGAATATAAAGATAATGAGTTTAAAACCATTGTGTCTGATTTGAAATGGTTTATAAGGGTAGTGAAAGATCCCAAGACAGGTCAGATACTCATTGGCCAGAAATATAGCGATACGCAGGGATATTTTGGCGCGGTGCAAAAACTTGATTGGAAAGATGGAAAACCGCAGGAAGTTAAGATTATAGACATACCAAAGGGCTTAAATTTATATAACTTTGAAATGGCGGATATGGACAGAGACGGGACAGTGGATGTTATTGCGCTGGATGAAAGATATTATCTGCGCATTTACAATAAAGATAAAGATGGGATATGGAAAGAATTATGGAAGAGCGGAGAATTTTACGGCGGGAGCCTGAATCGTCTGGAGCTTGGGGCGTCTTCAATCGGTCAGGAGGCGGGTGATTTTATAGATATAAAGGCAAGGATTGTTTATGCCGACCTTGATGGGGATGGATTGGGCGAGATAATAATCAGCAGAAATAACCCCGGCGTTTTAGGCCGTTACTTCAAACTGACCAGGTCTTATGATAATGGTGAAATTATAAACCTCAGATGGGAAGAAAATAGTCTTGAAGAAAACTGGAAGACAAAGAAGATTGACGGTTATATTGCGGATTATGTTGTAAATGATATAGATAATGACGGCCAGAAGGAGTTGGTGATATTGGTTGTTCTGGATGGTGGAACAGGAAAGAGTTATGTTATGGCCTATAAGACAAAGAAAATGCCTTCAGAATAG
- a CDS encoding phosphomannomutase/phosphoglucomutase: MITNVNPEIFRQYDIRGIFNKDLTAEAARAVGMAYGIYLNSKVKSHKSQVTSQSSKVKNQSSKLKVNVGRDVRLSSNILRDALIEGIISTGVDVVDIGECPTPLQYFSIFHLSLEGGIMITGSHNPPEFNGFKITVGKQTIYGQEIQEIRKIIEGRYQGSGDRGRGKIEYYDIIPAYIDYLKRQFKGSIKTPVKLVVDAGNGTAGPVAPKLLRELGCDVIELFCEPDGNFPNHHPDPTIPENLKDLIETVKTQKADFGIAYDGDADRIGVVDENGAIIWGDQLLIIFARDILEKSKVKSQKSKLKFIGDVKCSQVMYDEIERLGGNAIMWKTGHSLIKSKMKETGAIFAGEMSGHIFFADRYFGYDDAIYASCRLAEIFSKHRFKEPAVRFSSLLAGLPKTCTTPEIRIDCPDDKKFGVIDRLSETISQKQRGLPAVRDIIRIDGLRLVFDYGWALIRASNTQPVLVLRFEAATEKGLTEIKSFVEDILKTVIPR, translated from the coding sequence ATGATTACAAACGTTAATCCGGAGATATTCCGGCAATACGATATCCGGGGGATATTTAACAAAGACCTGACCGCTGAAGCGGCCAGAGCCGTAGGCATGGCATACGGGATATATCTTAATTCAAAAGTCAAAAGTCACAAGTCACAAGTCACAAGTCAAAGCTCAAAAGTCAAAAATCAAAGCTCAAAGCTCAAAGTCAACGTTGGCAGGGATGTCAGACTCAGTTCAAACATATTAAGAGACGCATTGATTGAAGGGATAATTTCAACCGGTGTTGATGTCGTGGATATTGGCGAATGTCCAACGCCCCTGCAATATTTCTCCATATTTCATCTAAGCCTTGAAGGCGGCATTATGATAACAGGCAGCCATAACCCTCCTGAGTTCAACGGCTTCAAGATAACCGTTGGCAAACAGACTATATATGGGCAAGAGATTCAGGAGATAAGGAAGATAATAGAAGGCAGGTATCAAGGGTCAGGGGACAGGGGTCGGGGGAAAATAGAATATTACGATATTATTCCGGCGTATATAGATTATTTGAAAAGGCAATTTAAGGGTTCTATTAAGACCCCTGTTAAACTCGTTGTTGACGCAGGCAACGGCACAGCAGGCCCTGTTGCGCCTAAACTCTTAAGAGAATTGGGCTGCGATGTTATAGAGCTTTTTTGCGAGCCGGACGGCAATTTCCCTAATCATCATCCTGATCCTACTATCCCAGAGAATTTAAAAGATTTGATAGAGACTGTTAAAACCCAAAAGGCTGATTTTGGCATTGCCTATGACGGCGATGCAGATAGAATTGGTGTTGTTGATGAAAATGGCGCAATCATATGGGGAGACCAACTGCTGATAATATTTGCAAGAGATATATTAGAAAAATCAAAAGTCAAAAGTCAAAAGTCAAAACTTAAATTTATAGGCGATGTTAAATGTTCGCAGGTTATGTACGATGAGATAGAGCGGCTGGGCGGCAATGCAATTATGTGGAAGACAGGCCATTCTCTGATAAAATCAAAGATGAAAGAAACAGGGGCAATTTTTGCAGGCGAGATGAGCGGACATATATTTTTTGCAGACAGATATTTTGGCTATGATGACGCAATTTATGCGTCATGCAGACTGGCGGAGATATTTTCAAAACACAGATTTAAAGAACCGGCTGTCCGATTTTCCAGCCTCCTTGCCGGTCTGCCAAAGACATGCACAACCCCTGAAATACGGATTGACTGTCCTGATGATAAGAAGTTTGGTGTAATAGATAGATTGTCAGAAACGATAAGCCAAAAACAAAGGGGTCTCCCGGCGGTAAGAGATATAATCAGGATAGACGGCTTAAGACTCGTATTTGACTACGGATGGGCGCTAATTCGGGCCAGCAATACACAGCCTGTTCTGGTTCTCAGGTTTGAGGCAGCCACTGAAAAAGGGCTGACAGAAATAAAGAGCTTTGTGGAAGACATATTAAAGACAGTCATTCCAAGATAG